One genomic segment of Acropora muricata isolate sample 2 unplaced genomic scaffold, ASM3666990v1 scaffold_754, whole genome shotgun sequence includes these proteins:
- the LOC136907808 gene encoding UPF0746 protein DDB_G0281095-like yields the protein MMNIPGADAETQSVAKSLENVPMDWTNGHDVVLCREVLVVDPFQAKKKTIQRAKLCQTVANNLIVLDHPKFKSTLSKRSVQDRCMLLCDKHKKKVRAELAATSISPPHTELDDLLEEIIQKDELSEETRKDEGGEQKKKKDDDKLKAIDMRKKAMESLGETSKRVKEADDIPEENRVVKRRRSGGSETVQFLKEKNEKELEMRQSELELQREIQGNEKKRYDALMQMMIHQQQQQQQQQQQQQQQMQQQFQMMMTQQTNLIMTFIQKLNKS from the exons ATGATGAACATCCCTGGTGCAGACGCCGAGACACAAAGTGTCGCGAAAAGCCTAGA AAATGTACCAATGGATTGGACAAATGGGCATGATGTTGTCCTCTGCCGAGAAGTACTGGTTGTTGACCCCTTTCAAgctaaaaaaaagacaatacaAAGGGCTAAACTCTGTCAGACTGTCGCGAACAACCTTATTGTGCTTGACCACCCCAAATTCAAATCAACTTTAAGTAAGAGATCTGTTCAAGATCGTTGTATGTTGCTTTGCGATAAGCACAAAAAAAAGGTGAGAGCAGAGCTAGCAGCAACAAGTATCTCTCCTCCTCACACTGAGCTGGACGACCTACTAGAAGAAATTATACAAAAAGACGAGCTCAGCGAAGAAACGAGAAAGGATGaag gaggagaacagaaaaagaaaaaagatgatgATAAACTAAAAGCCATTGATATGAGAAAGAAGGCAATGGAATCATTAGGGGAGACATCAAAAAGAGTGAAAGAAGCAGATGATATTCCAGAGGAGAATAGAGTTGTGAAGAGACGAAGATCAGGAGGTTCGGAAACCGTACAAtttctcaaagaaaaaaatgagaaagagTTGGAAATGAGACAAAGTGAGCTGGAGTTACAAAGAGAGATACAGGGGAACGAGAAAAAAAGATATGATGCTCTAATGCAGATGATGATacatcaacagcaacaacagcagcagcagcagcagcaacaacagcagcaaatgCAACAACAATTTCAAATGATGATGACCCAACAGACAAACCTAATTATGACTTTCATTCAAAAGTTAAATAAGTCATAA